From a region of the Citricoccus muralis genome:
- a CDS encoding acetyl-CoA C-acetyltransferase: MTENTATNSANISASPQDSARIAAGQPAIAGGEVRQAVIIGGNRTPFARSHGAYAKATNKDLLTSALNGLIARFGLQGERIGEVAAGAVIKHSKDFNLTRESVLGTSLDPATPAHEVQIACATGMEAIGGLANKIRLGQLDSAIGGGVDSISDAPLVFNDAARAVLMELNRARTTQDRIKAVLKFRPGHLAPEAPGTEEPRTGLSMGEHQARTTHQWGITRQAQDELALASHHHLAAAYDRGFFDDLVTPFGKLTRDNNLRADTTLEKLGKLKPAFGRDLGDEATMTAGNSTPLTDGASTVLLGSEEWAADRGLPVLADFVDFETGAVDFVDGKEGLLMAPAYALSRLLQRQGLSLQDFDYYEIHEAFAGTVLSTLKAWEDEDFCRDQLGLDAPLGAIDRSKLNVNGSSLAAGHPFAATGGRITATLATMLHEKGPGSLGLISVCAAGGQGIVAIVRGR, from the coding sequence ATGACCGAAAACACCGCCACGAACTCCGCGAACATCTCAGCTTCTCCGCAGGACTCAGCGCGGATCGCCGCAGGCCAGCCCGCCATCGCCGGTGGCGAGGTGCGGCAGGCCGTCATCATCGGCGGAAACCGCACCCCATTCGCGCGGTCCCATGGCGCCTATGCCAAGGCCACCAACAAGGACCTGCTGACCTCCGCCCTGAACGGTCTCATTGCCCGGTTCGGGCTGCAGGGGGAGCGGATCGGGGAGGTCGCGGCCGGCGCGGTCATCAAGCACAGCAAGGATTTCAACCTGACCCGGGAATCCGTCCTCGGCACCTCACTGGACCCTGCCACCCCGGCCCACGAGGTCCAGATCGCCTGCGCCACGGGCATGGAGGCCATCGGGGGCCTCGCCAACAAGATCCGGCTGGGGCAACTCGACTCGGCCATCGGCGGCGGGGTGGACAGCATCTCCGACGCCCCCCTCGTCTTCAACGACGCCGCCCGCGCCGTGCTGATGGAGCTCAACCGCGCCCGCACCACGCAGGACAGGATCAAGGCCGTCCTGAAGTTCCGCCCCGGCCACCTGGCACCGGAGGCCCCGGGCACCGAGGAACCCCGCACGGGGCTGTCCATGGGGGAACACCAGGCACGGACCACACACCAGTGGGGGATCACCCGGCAGGCTCAGGACGAGCTGGCCCTGGCCAGCCACCACCACCTCGCGGCCGCCTATGACCGCGGCTTCTTCGACGATCTCGTGACGCCCTTCGGCAAGCTGACCCGGGACAACAACCTGCGTGCGGACACCACGCTCGAGAAGCTCGGCAAGCTCAAGCCCGCCTTCGGCCGCGACCTCGGGGACGAGGCCACCATGACCGCCGGAAACTCCACCCCGCTGACGGACGGGGCCTCGACCGTCCTGCTCGGTTCCGAGGAATGGGCCGCTGACAGGGGCCTGCCCGTGCTCGCCGACTTCGTGGACTTCGAGACCGGCGCCGTGGATTTCGTGGACGGCAAGGAGGGCCTGCTCATGGCGCCGGCCTACGCCCTGTCCCGGCTCTTGCAGCGCCAGGGACTGTCCTTGCAGGACTTCGACTACTACGAGATCCACGAGGCCTTCGCCGGAACGGTCCTGTCCACCCTGAAGGCCTGGGAGGATGAGGACTTCTGCCGCGACCAGCTGGGTCTGGACGCGCCCCTGGGTGCCATCGACCGGTCCAAACTCAACGTCAACGGCTCCTCGCTGGCCGCCGGCCACCCCTTCGCCGCCACTGGCGGCCGGATCACCGCAACCCTGGCCACGATGCTCCACGAGAAGGGGCCGGGCTCACTCGGTCTGATCTCGGTCTGCGCGGCCGGCGGCCAGGGCATCGTCGCGATCGTCCGGGGGCGCTGA
- a CDS encoding 3-oxoacyl-ACP reductase → MVKAPQTDTYTALVNQPLGQKLAGALGLPRPAVLRRYEPGQALVEGSVLVLGGGHAADEAAAVLLDWGLDVRRQSAPADRYGAVVACYDDAGTPADLSATTLQLGAVQRKLGPSARVVTVYRDPLGSDRPAVRAARQGVEGLTRSLAHEMRRGATANGIVLGEHTALSAPGATGALRFLLSAKSAFVSGQFIPVSSDAGALPRDWEKPLAGKVAVVTGAARGIGAAIAATLHRDGATIVGVDVPAAGEALAGVVNSLAGTALQLDITAADAGERILAHCAERHGRLDIVVHNAGITRDKKLANMDAARWDSVLAVNIESQLAMNRVFLAAVGQGMVADELRIASLASTSGIAGNAGQTNYAASKAGVMGMVSATAELMSTAETAGGGTINAVAPGFIETEMTARMPMATREVARRLNSLQQGGRPVDVAEAIAYLVSDAAGGTSGSTLRVCGQGMMGA, encoded by the coding sequence ATGGTCAAGGCACCGCAGACTGATACCTACACCGCCCTCGTCAACCAGCCGCTCGGCCAAAAGCTCGCCGGGGCCCTCGGGCTGCCCCGGCCGGCCGTCCTGCGGCGCTACGAGCCGGGCCAGGCCCTCGTGGAGGGCTCTGTGCTCGTCCTCGGCGGCGGCCATGCGGCCGACGAGGCCGCAGCCGTCCTGCTGGACTGGGGACTGGATGTCCGCCGCCAGTCGGCTCCGGCCGACCGCTATGGCGCCGTCGTCGCCTGTTATGACGACGCCGGCACGCCGGCCGACCTATCCGCCACCACCCTGCAGCTCGGGGCCGTGCAGCGGAAATTGGGCCCGTCCGCCCGCGTGGTCACCGTCTACCGTGATCCCCTCGGTTCGGACCGGCCCGCCGTGCGGGCAGCCCGCCAGGGCGTCGAAGGCCTGACCCGTTCGCTCGCCCACGAGATGCGCCGCGGGGCCACCGCCAACGGGATCGTGCTGGGCGAGCACACGGCGCTGTCCGCCCCGGGAGCCACCGGGGCCCTGCGCTTCCTGCTATCGGCCAAGAGTGCCTTCGTCTCCGGCCAGTTCATCCCGGTCTCCTCCGATGCCGGCGCCCTGCCCCGGGACTGGGAGAAGCCCCTGGCGGGCAAGGTGGCCGTGGTGACTGGTGCCGCCCGCGGCATCGGTGCCGCGATCGCCGCGACCCTGCACCGCGACGGGGCGACCATCGTGGGGGTCGACGTACCGGCCGCCGGCGAGGCACTGGCCGGCGTCGTGAACTCGCTCGCCGGCACCGCACTGCAACTGGACATCACCGCGGCGGATGCGGGCGAGCGGATCCTCGCGCACTGCGCTGAGCGCCATGGACGGCTGGACATCGTGGTGCACAACGCCGGGATCACCCGGGACAAGAAGCTTGCCAACATGGATGCCGCCCGGTGGGACTCCGTGCTCGCGGTGAACATCGAGTCCCAGTTGGCGATGAACCGGGTCTTCCTGGCCGCAGTCGGCCAGGGCATGGTGGCGGACGAGTTACGGATCGCCTCGCTCGCCTCGACGTCCGGGATCGCGGGCAACGCCGGCCAGACGAACTACGCCGCGTCCAAGGCGGGCGTCATGGGGATGGTCTCCGCCACAGCGGAGCTGATGAGCACTGCCGAGACGGCCGGCGGAGGAACCATCAACGCGGTGGCCCCCGGCTTCATCGAGACCGAGATGACCGCCCGGATGCCGATGGCCACCCGTGAGGTCGCACGCCGGTTGAACTCCCTCCAGCAGGGGGGCCGGCCCGTCGACGTGGCGGAGGCCATCGCCTACCTGGTCTCCGATGCGGCTGGGGGGACGTCCGGTTCCACGCTGCGTGTCTGCGGCCAGGGCATGATGGGGGCCTGA